A region of Vicinamibacteria bacterium DNA encodes the following proteins:
- a CDS encoding acetoacetate decarboxylase family protein translates to MPDWQGFVSLVPPPPWYYSGDLLTIEYRTDPGKVAALLPDPLELAGEDPGAVAAIWADWQSCSGSFEELLDPVRSQYKECFYVVRCRYRGETYSRCVDIWVDKDFSLVRGYHQGYPKKLGEIWMTRPVTVGRAGPRLEPGGRFGASLSAGGRRILDAELILTGPSETGGFVNAHAMLHHRILPAIESDGPNALHEIVTMRGEDVDLGPAYRGEAELHQHHPFLEPKEILAGYWRSVGVTWKGGTTLERHHG, encoded by the coding sequence ATGCCTGATTGGCAGGGCTTCGTTTCCCTGGTGCCGCCGCCTCCCTGGTACTACTCCGGCGATCTTCTGACAATCGAGTATCGAACCGATCCCGGGAAAGTGGCGGCCCTTCTGCCGGACCCGCTCGAGCTTGCCGGAGAAGACCCCGGAGCGGTCGCGGCGATCTGGGCGGACTGGCAGTCCTGCTCGGGGAGCTTCGAGGAGCTCCTCGATCCGGTCCGTTCGCAATATAAAGAGTGCTTCTACGTCGTCCGCTGCCGCTACCGGGGCGAAACGTACTCTCGCTGCGTCGATATCTGGGTCGACAAGGACTTCTCCCTGGTGAGGGGCTACCATCAGGGCTATCCGAAGAAACTCGGGGAGATCTGGATGACCCGCCCGGTCACGGTCGGCCGCGCCGGACCGCGCCTCGAGCCAGGCGGTCGATTCGGCGCGAGCCTCTCCGCCGGCGGTCGGCGGATCCTGGACGCAGAGTTGATACTCACCGGTCCCAGTGAAACCGGCGGCTTCGTGAACGCACACGCCATGTTGCATCACCGCATTCTGCCGGCCATCGAGTCGGACGGTCCCAATGCTCTTCACGAGATCGTGACGATGAGGGGGGAGGACGTCGACCTCGGGCCTGCTTACCGGGGAGAGGCAGAGCTTCATCAGCACCACCCGTTTCTCGAGCCGAAAGAGATACTCGCAGGGTATTGGAGGAGCGTCGGAGTCACGTGGAAGGGAGGCACCACGCTGGAGCGTCATCATGGGTGA
- a CDS encoding catechol 1,2-dioxygenase: MGEVVGAGLLSHAPTIMLPQETRYELNEGKEISLVPGLRRLRGEVLDRLRADTFVIFDTHWFSTVEHLVASHAHRSGKFTSDELPRGMCQVPYDYDGDPELATLTAEIANEQGTRSFAVDDPCLPLHYPTINLVTYLHAGERVVSVSIAQTGEPHDFLAFGAALGRAIEKLDRRVVLMASGGMSHRFWPLGELEKHESSDPIHIRTPEARSADESRIALMEKGDHARIIATMDDYLPFSPEGQFGHYLMMVGALGGGDCIAPGKRFSEYENATGTGQVHVWFERPEAGWMGRSRNR, from the coding sequence ATGGGTGAGGTCGTCGGCGCCGGGCTCTTGTCTCATGCACCGACGATCATGCTTCCCCAAGAGACCCGATACGAGCTCAACGAAGGCAAGGAGATCAGTCTCGTCCCCGGCCTGAGACGCCTGCGTGGCGAGGTCCTGGACCGGCTTCGCGCCGATACCTTCGTCATATTCGACACGCACTGGTTCAGCACCGTCGAGCACCTCGTGGCTTCGCACGCACACCGCTCGGGCAAGTTCACGTCCGATGAGCTTCCGCGCGGCATGTGTCAAGTGCCCTATGACTACGACGGAGACCCGGAGCTCGCGACCCTCACGGCTGAGATTGCGAACGAACAGGGCACGCGCAGTTTCGCGGTCGACGATCCGTGTCTTCCCCTGCACTACCCCACGATCAATCTCGTCACCTATCTCCATGCGGGCGAGCGTGTCGTCTCGGTGAGCATCGCGCAGACGGGTGAGCCTCACGACTTCCTTGCGTTCGGCGCCGCGCTCGGGCGAGCCATCGAGAAGCTCGATCGCCGCGTCGTGCTGATGGCATCCGGCGGCATGAGCCATCGTTTCTGGCCTCTCGGTGAGCTCGAGAAGCACGAGTCGTCGGATCCGATCCACATCCGGACTCCTGAAGCGCGCTCCGCGGACGAGAGTCGCATCGCTCTCATGGAAAAGGGCGATCACGCACGCATTATCGCGACGATGGACGACTACCTCCCCTTCTCACCTGAGGGACAGTTCGGGCACTACTTGATGATGGTGGGAGCTCTCGGTGGCGGCGATTGCATCGCGCCCGGCAAGCGATTCTCCGAGTACGAGAACGCGACCGGGACCGGACAAGTGCACGTCTGGTTCGAGCGGCCCGAGGCGGGCTGGATGGGAAGGAGCAGGAATCGATGA
- a CDS encoding MBL fold metallo-hydrolase, which produces MKKALVVVAAVLATAPYSASQTLRITLLGTGNPRPTMERFGPSVLVEADETSIVIDVGRGAIQRLFQIGSAEQIRAVDLILFTHLHSDHVVGFPDLWLTGWIFGRDRPLSVLGPPGTQAMCDHLEKAFAFDKSVRSGDEGYHADGIVLEVRDVEPSVILDRDGLKITAFAVDHGGGVVPSYGYRVDFHGRSAAFSGDTRYYEPIVEHARGVDVLVHEVISPEVELRRAKVVGPGTVERVIAHHASPEQVGSIFAKVRPRLAVYSHIVPSPALAEDLIPPTRKTYDGPLAVGYDLMQIEIGDTIEVHPRRTVGDQ; this is translated from the coding sequence ATGAAGAAAGCCCTTGTCGTCGTCGCGGCAGTGCTCGCGACGGCGCCGTACTCCGCCTCGCAGACGTTGCGCATTACCTTGCTCGGTACCGGAAATCCCCGTCCGACGATGGAGCGCTTCGGTCCCTCCGTTCTCGTCGAAGCCGACGAAACCTCGATCGTCATCGACGTCGGACGGGGCGCCATTCAACGCCTATTCCAGATCGGAAGCGCGGAGCAGATCCGCGCCGTCGATTTGATTCTGTTCACCCACCTCCATTCCGACCACGTCGTGGGCTTTCCCGATCTCTGGCTCACGGGATGGATCTTCGGTCGCGATCGGCCCCTATCCGTCCTCGGCCCGCCGGGAACGCAGGCGATGTGCGACCACCTCGAGAAGGCCTTCGCTTTCGACAAGAGCGTTCGCAGCGGAGACGAGGGCTATCATGCCGATGGAATCGTTCTCGAAGTCCGTGACGTCGAGCCGAGCGTCATCCTCGATCGCGACGGGCTGAAGATCACCGCCTTCGCTGTCGATCATGGGGGCGGTGTGGTGCCCTCCTACGGGTACCGGGTCGATTTCCACGGTCGCTCGGCGGCGTTCTCGGGAGATACGCGGTACTACGAGCCCATCGTCGAGCACGCCCGGGGCGTGGACGTTCTGGTGCACGAGGTCATCAGCCCCGAGGTCGAGCTTCGCCGGGCGAAGGTCGTCGGCCCTGGTACCGTCGAGCGCGTCATCGCGCACCACGCGAGCCCCGAGCAAGTCGGCAGCATTTTCGCGAAGGTGAGACCCCGGCTCGCCGTTTACTCGCACATCGTCCCGTCGCCCGCGCTCGCCGAGGATCTGATCCCGCCCACGCGAAAGACGTACGATGGGCCGCTCGCCGTGGGCTACGACCTGATGCAGATCGAGATTGGCGATACGATCGAAGTTCACCCGAGGCGGACGGTCGGCGACCAGTGA
- a CDS encoding type II toxin-antitoxin system VapC family toxin, translated as MGPFVLDTDHITLLQRGDRNVVERFGDIPEEAVATSIVTYEEQLRGRLTVVRRANTPERLEVAYRRLREMLEFFCAIRILDFDQKAAEIYGTLRRQHGSVGTMDLRIAATVQSVEGIIVTRNTQDFELIGGLPMEDWSLP; from the coding sequence ATGGGACCGTTCGTCCTCGATACGGACCACATCACTCTCCTCCAACGCGGCGATCGAAACGTCGTAGAGCGGTTCGGAGACATTCCGGAAGAAGCGGTTGCTACTTCGATCGTTACGTACGAAGAGCAACTCCGAGGTCGCCTAACCGTGGTCCGTCGTGCGAACACGCCCGAGCGACTCGAAGTCGCATACCGACGACTTCGGGAAATGCTGGAATTCTTCTGTGCGATTCGGATCCTTGATTTCGATCAGAAGGCCGCTGAGATCTACGGGACCCTCCGCCGTCAGCACGGTTCCGTCGGAACGATGGATCTGCGAATCGCGGCAACGGTTCAATCGGTCGAGGGGATCATCGTGACACGGAACACGCAGGATTTCGAGCTCATCGGCGGATTGCCGATGGAGGACTGGTCTTTACCTTGA
- a CDS encoding type II toxin-antitoxin system HicB family antitoxin has product MPIESTPRKLTYNVFVKKTGNRFTATVVGFPNCTVKAASRAEAIERARDAVAEFVSEAELVKIEVETVSQTPSLRDFAGMWADDETFDEFVEAMQSYRQETDASEPAS; this is encoded by the coding sequence ATGCCAATCGAAAGCACACCTAGGAAACTGACTTACAACGTGTTCGTCAAGAAGACGGGAAACCGTTTCACGGCGACCGTTGTCGGCTTTCCGAACTGCACCGTGAAGGCCGCCTCCCGTGCCGAAGCGATCGAACGAGCGCGCGACGCTGTAGCAGAGTTCGTCTCCGAAGCGGAGCTCGTGAAGATTGAAGTCGAAACGGTGTCGCAGACTCCCTCGCTGCGTGATTTCGCCGGTATGTGGGCGGACGACGAGACGTTCGACGAGTTTGTCGAAGCGATGCAGTCCTACCGCCAGGAAACAGACGCGAGCGAGCCCGCGTCCTGA
- a CDS encoding type II toxin-antitoxin system VapC family toxin, with protein sequence MVEPTKGLLDTSVVVDHDVVDPALLPDESAITAVTLAELAGGPHATPDAQEKARRQDRLQWAASTWNPLPFDSEAARTYGLVFAAARAAGRSSRTRFADLLIAATAAANGLPLYTRNPDDFAGLEEILTVIAI encoded by the coding sequence ATGGTTGAGCCGACGAAGGGGTTGCTCGATACTTCGGTGGTCGTGGACCATGATGTAGTCGACCCTGCCCTTCTCCCCGATGAATCGGCGATCACAGCAGTGACCCTTGCCGAATTGGCTGGCGGGCCCCACGCCACTCCCGACGCGCAGGAGAAGGCGCGACGCCAGGACCGGCTCCAATGGGCGGCGTCGACATGGAATCCACTACCTTTCGATTCCGAAGCGGCTAGAACCTATGGCCTGGTCTTCGCTGCCGCGAGAGCAGCCGGACGTTCCAGCCGAACCCGCTTCGCCGATCTACTGATCGCCGCCACCGCCGCGGCCAACGGTCTGCCGCTCTACACGAGAAACCCCGACGACTTCGCCGGCCTCGAGGAAATCTTGACCGTCATCGCGATCTGA
- a CDS encoding type II toxin-antitoxin system prevent-host-death family antitoxin, which translates to MSRTITQRELRNDSGAVLREVQAGQTIVVTRNGVPVAELRPIPPRRFVPRVAILEAGRRAPRVDARRFRADLDAVVDQSVDG; encoded by the coding sequence ATGAGTAGAACCATCACGCAGAGAGAGCTGCGGAATGACTCTGGCGCCGTACTGCGCGAAGTCCAGGCGGGACAGACGATCGTCGTCACGCGCAACGGAGTCCCGGTCGCGGAGCTCCGACCCATTCCACCTCGCAGATTCGTGCCGCGGGTCGCGATCCTGGAGGCTGGACGACGTGCCCCTCGGGTCGACGCACGAAGGTTTCGGGCCGATCTCGATGCCGTCGTAGACCAGTCCGTCGATGGTTGA